Sequence from the Rutidosis leptorrhynchoides isolate AG116_Rl617_1_P2 chromosome 3, CSIRO_AGI_Rlap_v1, whole genome shotgun sequence genome:
acATATTTAATCAATATCCAATCGCAaagatcaaatatgaataaggtgtcggtaagcttgttattgggtatgacccgacttggatcaaaacatattagccacattaatttaatatgtctctcgggcatacgaaataccttcattgaGAACCTTACCTACGTAATTTACTTGTCTATTACATAAtccgtaaaataaataaattaaaacaaaagtagataaataagtaaatataattaAAAAATTCTTTTACGTTTATAGATTTTTTTAACTGTTTATAACGTTTTTGTAAGTTTAGTCTGTTTTGTTAAGTTTCATCATTAGTTAATATGATTCATttgttaattttataaatccttatgtTTCAAACCCCCGATCAAAAACACCACTTTTTACCAGATTTCCAAGAAAGTATAAGAAAAATTTTCAGATTTTGCAGGTTTAATAAGTCGTGCAGGAAACCAGACTTTGCCACTTTCTCGAAACCAAACTTACACGAATGATCTCAACATCTCGATTCGTGATGTTCGTTGTTACAACTCTTCACCAACTCCATGTACGATTCGCATTTATGATCAAGCAATACAGGCGACAACAATTGAATTCTTTAGGCTTGTTGATGGAACCCGTGGAACCATCACATAGAGACACGAATCCTCATTTTCATTATCTTTGCTCTTTCTACAGTCGAAGCACGCGTtataattatattgttatttaGCATAAGCAATATAAACAACTTTGGGCACAGTTGAACGTTCAACAAAGCTCTAATCATCAAACGGAAACAAAAGAAATTGAGTTGAAAGAACATATTTTTAAGCTGAATGTTCAAATTAAAGAGTTGTCACAAAACATTTAAGGGAAGAAAAGTCACAATATATCAATAACTAAGGTTCATGTTATCCAAAGTGAATACTAACAATTAACTCATAGTTGGGTTGAGGAAAGCAATAAAGAAATGGAAGCGATAAGAGCAATGGGAGTGGAGGTCAGTCTCCTCCCCGTCTCACCCTTGCGTCTCCAATTTCCCACTCCCCACATCCGTCGCACACCTCCGTTTCACTTGGGTCAGTCCCCCACGCGACGCATGTtacccatttttttttatttttgctttttttttcCAAAGggataatttattaaatataataaaatattattttaacacactaactgacataggtcaccactccccactttttctgactcatcaagtcacgcctgacatgccaagtgacctcagtcaccactcccagtgctctaaAGTAAATGAAAGACATAAAATAAATAAACGACATACCTTAACTTCAAAGCATTAAGAGCCTTAACCAAAATAGACTAGAGAGATAAACAGAAAAAATGCACACTAAAAAATGAAAACACAACCTATTTATATAGTGCATAACCTGCTAAAATCATGAAATCTATTCGGCCAGCGGTTGTGGTCCAAATATTCCAGAACATTCAAAATGAAATTGTAGATCTCCCGATACGGACATCTAGATTTTTGAATTATCTCAATCAAATGAAAATTGTAGATCCCCATGCGGACATCTGGACTTTTGAATTATCTCAATCAAATGAAAATTGTAGATCTCCCCGATACGAACATCTAGACTTTTGAATTAACTCAATCGAAGTCCAGATGAAATGAAGGAGTTATGGCTAAACGGTGTAAACACGCAGAATTCCTTGGCATACAAGTAATAGCCAGCCAACGGCTCTTCCTTGTTTATCGAATATCCTCATGACGTGTCATCCTCACAACCGCCGGTCTTCAACATTAAACCGGACTCCTCGACCCAATAATTCGGCCGACGATTTCTTTCATATAAAATCCTTCCCGCCGATGACTAGGTCAACAACCGGTGCCTCTTTTTAAAAGTTAATGAACCATGATTTTTTATTCCATTATCATTCAATATATACAGCAGATCGTATCCTTATAGCTTGGTAAGTCTATAACTTCCAAATCACAATACATGGTAAGATAATAACGTAcacaatatatcataaatatacaaAAGAGTTTGTTAGGATCCGGTTGACTTCTATTAGTGATCGGTTGGGCTGCTCCGATAATGGTTTGAAAAACAGTTATTTTTTGTATTGGTCAAAACTACGCGGGTTAGGCAAGCATGTTTCCAACTATGGGTCAACGTACGACTCGTTTGAACCATTTTTTGTCAATTTTTTTTCTTTCCGTTTTATCCGCTTAAACCATTAGAAATAAAAGATAACAGTTCATATAGACTGATCCGGCAAGTTGGGTGTAACGTTTTAACATGTGTAATGGGTAATTTTTGGTGTTCGAAACGGGCAGATTGGGTTGGTTGACCCAAATCACCATTTTTTACTTTTCATACATTATTAAATATGTTAAGTTTGGAGTAGTGGAGGAAATTGAAAGATTTTTAAAAGGATTTTTGTGGAGTCAAATAGAAAAGTCAATGGGCAAAGCCAAGGTTGCCTGGAAAGATGTATGTACTCCAAAGGATCAAGGTGGGCTTGGTTTAAAACCACTAAAGGAATGGAATGAAATTTTGCTTGTCAAACAAATATGGAGAATTATTACTAAGGATAGTTCTTTATGGAGTGTGTGGGTAAATTTAGTAAAGATAAAAGGTCAAAGTTTTTGGGGATATTGTTCCTAAGCAAAGTGATAGTTGGGGATGGAAGTTTCTACTTGAATTAAGAGGTAAAGTCAAACACCACATTGGGTCAGAAGTGGTCAATGGCAGTACTAAGTTTCATTGGATTACTAATGGAGGTCAACTTGTTCATTATTCTACCCAACAAGTTTGGAAGGATTTAAAAGTAAATAGAAATACTGTGAGTTGGTATGATGTGGTTTGGTTTAAGGGTTTTGACCCAAAACAGGCCTTCATTCTTTGGTTGGCAATTTTAAAAAGACTCAATACTCAGGACAGGATAATGAAGTGGATGCCTGCTCAAGATCTAAGGTGTGTGTTTTGTGGCAGAGAAGCGGATTCTGTAGAGCATTTGTTTTTTAAATGTGAATTTACTGTGAAAATTTGGAGATTTTTGAAGAGTAAACTCTTGTATAGAGGATTGCCTGATGAGTTGCAGGGAATTATTCAAGGTATTGCTTTGTATCCTTTCAAAAGGAATGTTTGGTGTATTCTAAATGGGTGGGTGGTTGAAGCTTGTGTATACTTTGTATGGCAGGAAAGGAATTACAGAAATTTCAGAAAAGAATCAAGATCTATTGATGGATTATGCAGGGTTATTTGCAGTTTTATTCAAAGTAAAATGTTGACTTTTAAGGTCAAACAGTCAAGAGCAGTCAAAATGGTGGAAGATATTTGGGAGATCAAATGGTAGTTGTAGTGGTTATGCATGTGTATCGAGGCTGTTTCTATTGTCTTTGTGTTGTTTTTGTATTTGGGGTTGTGGGTATATCCTGACCTTTTGTATGTTTTGAAAATTAATATATTGTTTTGGTTTgccggaataaaaaaaaaatatgtcaaGTTTGATTACATACTATTAATATATGTGTTTGGCTATCTTATGCCCTAAGGGCACAAGATAAGTATGAATTAGAAGATCTTTAATACTTAATACAGTATTAAGTATGAATTAGAAGATTTTTCGTATTTAAGTTACATTTCGGGTTTCCTTTGACCCATCTGATGCTTCTGAATTCTGAATTCTAACCCATTTTCTTGTAAGCTATTATATATTTTGTTCGGCACGTTTACTGTTTTGTAATAAAACATATCTCAACCAATTAGTGTATAAATAAATCGCCAAATCGGTCCCATAGTTTTGTTTATAAGCACAAAGGTCTCCATTTATCgagtactccgtattatttagTCGAGCTATAGATGTTGTAGCTTGGTTCTTTGTTTCACGTATACGTTTTAGAGGATATTTTGCTAGCTGACCCATCTAACATATTTGACCCGTTCTCACCTTTTGTCAGTATACATTTACTTGCAGACTAAATTTACCAAAAGACCCGAGCGTAAGTGTTATGAGTCATAACTCAGAACAACATTGAAATGTTAACATCAGAAAAAAAAATTCCCAAAATTGGCCTACTTGATTATGAAAGTTATTTCAAACTCACATcataatttcaaaggtttgcaattATTTAACAAGTGGTCCAGTTATGGGATCCACAAATCTTAAAATAGATTTGCAAAGCTCACAATGCACTTATtctataacaacatataatattaataaataaaattatacatatatatttttaaaaaagtcACATCATAAGCCGGCTGACAAAGAAGATGGATTTATGAAGCAGAATTATCCAAAAATAATGTCTCTGATTGGCTCCCAGTATTCCCTCTTCCTGGTGAACTCACATCCAAATACTTGGGGATGTTTGTTAACTTTTTGTCCTTTTAATTTTACTCCATAAAGATTTGAAAACATATGATCTGGGTATCAATCTGTATAATACTCTGTAGTTACATAGTTATACACACTTTATAAAGGAAGAAAAATGTTCTAAATACTATCCAATTCTTGTTAACATTACTAAAATTTATATGTTTATATGATAGTTTATCTAAACATGTTAAAGATGAATTTTTGGAATCTTTTTTTAAGTAAGATCAAACTAGATCAAGAAATTGGATTGGATGATGCTTATCAAACTAATGAAATTTTTTTTAAGGAGTTTGAAGCACATGCAACTAGGGATGACAATGaccacccgatccagtggatatccacccgatccatccGCCTCGTGATGGATCTGaatgaacttaaatggatatgaatatgaatatggatgaacctaaatgaatGTGAATATGCACATGATGacaagtttcatccatggatatatctatttacaccataaatacatatacaaatatattacTATAGATATATATTTACGTATTTACTATAACAAATGTATTAACCGTTATATTTACATATTGCGTTCAgccttataatgaaataactattaTATGATATAGTACAATAAAACACGCATATATAATAAAatggagaggtcatgggttcgatccttagggatgacgtgattttctttaaaccaattgaacaccaataatggtggtatatattgaccctatagggaggttttaccggattcgttcacggacctttacccggaccactgcccgaatggatgtgttccccgggtaccgtcgatcgggttcgggtttccgcccgaacgtgtgtgttacatgCAAATGATgaaggtcgttgaaataaatgatctactaatGCCAAAAaaattgccgttaaaaaaaaacaataaaacacgcatatataacaaaatgaacatacaaattacatattcagTATTTCATACTCTAAGTTTGATAGTAAATTAAACAGATTGTGTTCTATTTTCGACGAAGATTACACATTTTTGTTGATAGATTTTGTATATTTATTTTTTCTATACAACGTTTTTGTTTTCGTtgcatattataaaatattataacattttattgatatccaatggatatccagTAACTCGTTTAAATCcattggatatggacatggatggatgaaatgaaattaaatggatatggatatggatacggatacgatgaacaaaaactaaatgaataTAAATTTGAATACGGCGTCAACCGATCAATATCCGATGAATTGATATTTCTACGGGCGACACAATGATGACCCAGAACCACCCAACTTACCGGTTTAAATATATTGGCTaagttaataataaaaaaagaTTCAATCAAAGACCCCACTTAAAATTTTGTACAAGGAAGCCATAATTGTGTTTATATCAGTAATTAGTGCTTCATGCTTCACAGCTAATGACTTGTTATTAATCTTCAATCAACAATGTGCACCTTTCATTGCATATTGCATAATATATACTGTAAGCCATTAATTCCTTTTTTGAAGTGTTCAACTGTAGCAGCACTTGCATATCAATAATGTGATTTTTAATCTTTCTTTATATTcatgtttttttctttttttcttttttaagtTCAATGGACACTATATATGTACATTATAGTACTTGAACACTGTTTCAATATCTGCAATAATTAAGTAAACATGAGCTAAATAACCACCATTTTGTATAAACTACAGTAAGCTTTTATAGCTCATCTATATATCATTTTCTACAGCTGTAGAATAAAGTACATCTTTTTTACTCAACTGAGTCATACATACTCAGTATACTTGCATTCTTTCTTGTTCCTAAAACTAATTATATCAACAACTTGGTACATTGCAAGTTTTTCTGTACCTTATATTCATTGCATCCTGCTTTTTTCGCAATAGAAACGCTAATAAAGTTAACTTTCTCTTATCAACTATGCTGTAGTAGTATCAGACCGCTTTAATATTAAAACGGAGTTTGATATTCGTCTTCGTGTACAAATACTCTGCTCGTGTTATTTGTGTAAAACTTATGTGGCTGTCGAAATTCCAGCTCCTAGTACAGATGCAAATGGACTATCTGGTAGATTCGGTCCCTGGTTGCTGCAAGTTTCACCAAATAAACTgtttagacaaaaaaaaaaaaaaaaaaaacagatttttTTAAGTTTCATTTTTTTATAAATTTCAAGAAGATATATAAATGTACTTCTCTTGATCATGGTATATGGTATCTATCATCCTAACTCTTTCGTCGTTATCTTGGCCATTGTTGAAAACATCAAACAGCTGACCAAATTGCTCTGCAGATGAGAAATTTATATGCTTTTAAAGACCTATaagataatttatataaaatataaaatgttCAAAGACTCAAACTTTTGTATCTATAGCTTCTAACCTTCTGATATCCGCAACTCTTCAAGTGAGTACCCAAAACACAACTGGTTCTTGGGTCTTGATGATAACTCGAGTGATGTCAAATTATCACAAATTCTAGACACTGAATCAACGTTGAAAAAGAAAAACGTTACCTGAATATAAGTTCATAATTACCATACCGTAAAAGGTTAAAACTTTTTGCATATGTGATGTGTTTCGACCTGATTCAGCATCAAGACTGTTAGCACCATTGTACATGTTATACCTAAATTTGTCCACAACTTTCCTGCAGAAACAGACATAAGCTTTAATATTAAGGCCAAGATATAACAAGTATGATAACCAAACTTACTTATCTTCCCTTGACTTTTCGCGATACGGTTTGACCAAAATTCGTGCACCGCACACAAAATGCGGGTTGCCTTTGTTCAAAATCTCCTTAACTGTCTCCCCGAAAGCAAACGTTACAAAACCAAACATTCTTTTTTGTTGACATGGTATCCTCACATCATTAACAGGCCCAAATTTTCTataaacaataaaaaaaattaacaatcaGTACTTATGTAACGAAAAAAACACATAAAGTTTTGATTTTTACGAAACCCTTTACTTGAAATAGTTCGAAACATCTTGCTCTGTGAAAGTACTTTCAGCCGGGAACGTTAGATATATCTGCTTAGAACCCGCAACTATACCTCCTTGTTCATATTTATCTCCGTTGTAATCCATATATTTAGTGACATCATCTGTTAAAATAACTGAATGTTGCCCGTGCGGCCTATCAATTAATGTTATTCGCTTGAGCCGTGCGAGAAGCTTGGTCAAACTATAACCCGCTTTCCCATGTCGTTGACTTTCGGTCAAATACCCTTCGGCTTGAAGCGTTTTCCCAAACATTTGGTAATACAACATAGGTAACGACGCGATAGAAACAGGGAGCCCTCTTCTAGATTTCAATAGTTGAGTGAGTTCCATCTCTAGTTTTCGGAGGGACCAAAGTGAAAAGACGTTATCGTCCTCGATAAAACCTACCGGGCTAAATATCTCATTACCATGAGAATATTTACAACTATTTCCATGCCTACAACCACCTTTCATGAAGTAATGACAAATCTTGATTCTAGGACTCGATGTAGGTTCAGAGTAACAATAACTGTTAACAAAATTCGACCCGTTTGCAGGATCCATATGATCATCTAATGACAAGAATTGAAGTTGGTTTTGAAAGTGGTAATTATCAGGAAACGAAGCTGGATAAACGGTTAAAGGTGTAAACTTTGTGGGCCCCGAAGGTGGAATTGGGATCGAAACTGTTGAATTGAAGTGAAATTTGGCTTCATTGATTAAAGATTGGATTAAATTATCAGGGCCAAAAGCTAATCTTATCATCTCTTTTTCACCATGATCTTGTAACATGAGATAACCAATAATCTTGGACACCTTTTCGGGTTCTAGTTTCTGGATCCTATCGTATACAATTTTTGTAGATTCTGAGAAGTCCATATTTTGCTGATATTATTATGTTGTAACCTATATATGAATCAAGAATCAAATGTTAGCTGCATCCAATACAAGAAAAAGAATATATAAACAAGTTAGAATACTTTAAAGTTAAACCAGAAATAGCAACAATACCAGACACTAACTTTATATCAAAAATATGTTCAATTTCAATCAGCTGAATTTGGGCTAGCCCCTTTTTGTACTGCAGAGTACAAAACTGGAACCTCTCAAATCCAGATAAATGTACAACATTGAATGCTTTGTGTACAAGTCACATCAGCACAATTTCTATGGATTTGAGAATTGGGAAAAGTAGTTATCTGAACTAGGAACAAGAAAGAAGGCATACTCAATATCATAAATATGACTAAAAAATATACTATAAAAATGTAGAAATTAAAGTACAACTGTAGAGATTTGGGTTGATGACTAATGTGTGCTCTTTAGTGCTTTTCAACAAACAATTGATGTGTGAATTTATGTTCAAGCATGAAAATTGACAACTCAATAATGATAAAGAAAGAACACAAGTTGGATATGACTAAATATTCATACAAATTTCCCATCTTTATTTGCAGAAACAATCTGGGTCAACACTTGCATAAACTTGAAGCATGCAAACTTAAAATATTTTGGTTAACAGTATAAAATAAAATTCACCAAagtaacaaaaatatataataaacaatTCTTTAAAATTTATCAAAGAAAGTTAGCTCAAGTTGTTACACTAAATCAAAGAACCCATATCAAAGTTCAAACCTTTTTACTCCACAAACAAGTGCGGAACAAGAAAAGAGTCATTATTTctgttgtgaaaaaaaaaaaaaaaaaaaaaaaaaaaaaaaaattttaagcaAATGTTTATAAGATACTGACCAAATCTATGAAGCTTGTGAACAAAGAACAAGGTCAGAACAAAGTACTCATGTCCTCAAAAACTCCTTATAGTATGATATAAGTACATCATTTTCTCTTGCTCTTGTTGTTGTtgctaatatttttattaaaaatcaatatttaatttctattttttatataaataaaaagaaactATGTATAAACTATGCACTCAATTTTCCGCACAAACGACACTAATCTTACAAAAATAACGAAAATGACAGAAAACGTGCCCTTTTGTTTTTATTCGAAGACTTCCGTAGGAGTAACAAATAAACTTCAATATAAAAATAGgatttttacggagtatttattactaTAATGATTAACTAAATCACGAGAGTTttttttaaacgaaacaatttaatgatatgttttaggtattaagtgaatgtagatgctaaaatcatttattttaatcgCCCGTTTAACTAAGAAaaattgtcgttgtttttacaaatatatagagacatgtattttcgcatacatatttaatgtaattaaattcgtaaaaagaatccaaatttgaatattaataataaaataataattataattataattttatattaaaagtaaataataataataaagttcgctcaaagttgagtatttatatctttaataatactaataattattagtaataataaatgtcttttaaattttttaaaaaaaaaattaaaatacaattattatataaaagttttacaatatgctttaaaatttgggTGTTGAATAGAAGATTttacaatttatgagagattaatatttccttttataaaagatttcgtattattttttaattaaattaatataaaattatgacatcattattaaaaaaattaaagggaaattagcttaatgatgacatcatcattttagaactttatatgactatatagatgaTGTAATTAAAAGTTTGACATAATTGACGAAACATGTGATTTGTACTAAATTGCTAGTTTAGTCCCTAGGAATTTTTTTTTATGTGGATGGTTCTCATGCTATGTAAAATTGTTGATAGTCCCCTCTGGCTGATGGATGTTAAATATTCTCGTTAAATCTAATCATGTGCAATGCATCGAGGCCTTTGAGAGTAAATTCATAATTTCTACAATTTTCACCCATTTTCCTTCTCCTTCTTTATACCCTTTTATTCTCCTTTTTGGTTATTTAAACATAAACATAAAAGCCATATGCAATTCTTTAACTCTAAATTCATGTTACAAAATCAAAATTAAAATCAAACTCTCTAATCATGAAGTAAAGAAGAACGGGTAGAGGATGAAAAAGAGAAGCAAAAAGACACATTTACACTAACTTGCATTGCACATTATTAGATTTAACGACTAAATTAAATATATGTTAAAAGCAGGGACTATTCCAGCGACTTTGACAAACCACAAGGACTATATCAGTAAAAGAATTCTAGGGACTAAACCAGCACTTTAGTACAAATTACATTGACTATTTCAACAATTGTGTCTAAAATTTTTGATACAAGGACAAGTgaattgaagaaaaaaaaaattacacgcGATTTGAATGAGTTTTACCATGTTAACTCATTATTTATCACTTGAAATATGAATCCTTTTCTGTTATATTTGATAGCTCTTTAAATCAGTTAAAAATAACACTTTCCTTCGACGAAAAACTGATGCATAGATCTACAACTTGTATTATCCTAGCATGTCATGATTTATTTCCTTTTGTTTACCTTTGTACTAGAACCACAAAATGTATtccgttttagtttttaattaagtttttattggcctttcaaaaaaaaaaacttgtatGGAAATCCAATCTCATGATCACTAACAGTCGGGCAATAATAACTGCATAAATACATAAAGCACTAAAAATATTATTGaaacaaatagaaaaaaaatataaataaagaaagTAAAATGGAAAGTGAGGCTCAGACACGTGTATATATATTTAAGCAAGAGTACATGAAGAGCATCTACTGCTACCTATAAGTTATCCCGCCAAGATACATAGTCATGTTTTCTTATTGCTCAATCAAGGTCCCACATAATCATCATCACAACCtttcattttattaattattagaataacAAACTTTGAACCACAAAGTTGTTAATCATGGCACAcaatacagttttttttttttaatcacataaCCAAAGTCAAGTTTGGATATATATGTAGTTCCGGGAGAGATTCCATGAATCATAATGGTTGTTACCTATAGATTGTCATGCCAAAGTATGATTCGTCTTTTGCATTGCAAAATACATCGGTAGGTGAAAAGGATGAAAATACCCTTTAAGCAATAAAAAATGGCGTGAACAGTATTCACATAGATTCAAGTGAtacaattataatataataaataggGGAAATGACATATTTCTCCAAGATGAATTAGATTATTGAAAGAAAACAGAAATTGAAACAGGAAAAAGGCTCAGATGTATGTATGAAATCAAGCAGAGAAACATGAATTGTTATGGCTGTAACATGTAGGTTACTCTGCCAATATACAAATTCATTTTTTTCTGCTGCTCAACCCAACTTACACATATTCATCATCACAAACTCTTTCTTAACCTTCTTTACATACACCTCGTATCAGAGTTGTAAAAAAATCATACATTTACTTAAGTCGTCTAGAAGAAGAGACGTTACCATGTCAAAGGACTACAACCACATTCCAAGGAGAGGTTGCAATGTCCAAAGGCAACAACAAAACTTCTCATGGTGAACAAAAGTTGGTCGACAAAACCAACGTTTTGCATCCTAAATAATTGAAATGAACCTACTTTTGGTACAATAAATCAAAATTTTAGATGTCTGATTCTAGCACAAAATAAATCGAAGAAACGTGTTGCTCAAATAAAGTTCCAATCACATATCATCAATTCTAAAATAAAGCACCGAAATAATTCCTAGTGACAACCATAGCAATTGTGATTGATGTATT
This genomic interval carries:
- the LOC139897896 gene encoding zinc finger CCCH domain-containing protein 18-like, encoding MDFSESTKIVYDRIQKLEPEKVSKIIGYLMLQDHGEKEMIRLAFGPDNLIQSLINEAKFHFNSTVSIPIPPSGPTKFTPLTVYPASFPDNYHFQNQLQFLSLDDHMDPANGSNFVNSYCYSEPTSSPRIKICHYFMKGGCRHGNSCKYSHGNEIFSPVGFIEDDNVFSLWSLRKLEMELTQLLKSRRGLPVSIASLPMLYYQMFGKTLQAEGYLTESQRHGKAGYSLTKLLARLKRITLIDRPHGQHSVILTDDVTKYMDYNGDKYEQGGIVAGSKQIYLTFPAESTFTEQDVSNYFKKFGPVNDVRIPCQQKRMFGFVTFAFGETVKEILNKGNPHFVCGARILVKPYREKSREDKKVVDKFRYNMYNGANSLDAESVSRICDNLTSLELSSRPKNQLCFGYSLEELRISEEQFGQLFDVFNNGQDNDERVRMIDTIYHDQENNQGPNLPDSPFASVLGAGISTAT
- the LOC139901487 gene encoding uncharacterized protein — its product is MEAIRAMGVEVKVFGDIVPKQSDSWGWKFLLELRGKVKHHIGSEVVNGSTKFHWITNGGQLVHYSTQQVWKDLKVNRNTVSWYDVVWFKGFDPKQAFILWLAILKRLNTQDRIMKWMPAQDLRCVFCGREADSVEHLFFKCEFTVKIWRFLKSKLLYRGLPDELQGIIQGIALYPFKRNVWCILNGWVVEACVYFVWQERNYRNFRKESRSIDGLCRVICSFIQSKMLTFKVKQSRAVKMVEDIWEIKW